In Chryseobacterium turcicum, a single window of DNA contains:
- a CDS encoding carboxylesterase family protein: protein MKNLITLLLILTIHQTFAQKKEFRDTKVDSLTFLNNRKLLNSLNTDKFQKKTFVKNDIKIPYRFLTPKNNLKSEKFPLVITFHNSTRIGNDNENQLEPFAKIWLRDEIYEKYQCYVVAPQFNKRSTNYETNGDGIQISKPSDEVFALLKLIKNLEKEYPNIDKNRIYLIGYSMGGSTAQNLMNLNPNTFAAVVSVAAVPDLSNLNKIKEKNIWLIHGKQDDENPYIGSVELYNKVSSNKNLIFTTFTNLNHNNIVIPFLVTDEIPKWLFEKRKK from the coding sequence ATGAAGAATTTAATCACACTTTTATTGATACTCACCATACATCAAACTTTTGCACAAAAGAAAGAATTTAGAGATACAAAAGTTGACAGTCTAACATTTTTGAACAATAGAAAACTATTAAACAGTTTAAATACCGATAAATTTCAAAAGAAAACATTTGTAAAAAATGATATTAAAATTCCTTACAGATTTTTAACGCCCAAAAACAACTTAAAAAGCGAGAAGTTTCCTTTGGTGATAACCTTTCATAATTCTACAAGGATTGGAAATGATAATGAAAATCAATTGGAACCCTTTGCAAAAATATGGTTACGCGATGAAATTTATGAAAAATACCAATGTTATGTTGTAGCACCACAATTTAATAAACGCTCAACAAACTATGAGACCAATGGAGACGGAATTCAAATTTCAAAACCTTCCGACGAGGTTTTTGCTTTATTGAAATTGATTAAAAATCTTGAAAAAGAATATCCCAATATTGACAAAAACAGGATTTATCTGATAGGATATTCCATGGGAGGTTCGACAGCTCAAAATCTGATGAATTTAAATCCTAATACATTTGCAGCCGTTGTTTCTGTTGCCGCTGTTCCAGATTTGTCGAATCTCAATAAAATCAAAGAAAAAAACATTTGGCTAATTCATGGCAAACAAGATGATGAAAACCCATATATTGGCAGCGTTGAATTGTATAACAAAGTTTCTTCCAACAAGAATTTGATTTTTACAACTTTCACTAATCTTAATCATAACAATATTGTGATTCCGTTTTTAGTAACAGATGAAATCCCGAAATGGTTATTTGAAAAACGCAAGAAATAG
- a CDS encoding cytochrome c oxidase subunit Vb family protein encodes MKIVYQVLTYLGTIMILNLLANWFFVSKNNGEKYIDNYISCSREVKIKVNPDFFEGQNSHTSFFKYTILFKGIYGNSGDFIFKDDLNNKFFKIMRFDYYDDKFGLPQSTSLDNEELYVKVDPLQYNNPAFGTKENPIPIFSYKGVNKQLMTEIRTDEKGEDGRYINKSIPLSPTEEEYHYNVEQYLTYVMPKEEFKKRFK; translated from the coding sequence GTGAAAATAGTATATCAGGTTTTAACCTATCTTGGAACAATAATGATTTTAAACTTATTAGCCAATTGGTTTTTTGTAAGCAAAAACAATGGTGAAAAATATATTGACAATTATATTTCTTGTTCAAGAGAAGTTAAGATTAAAGTAAACCCCGATTTTTTTGAAGGACAAAACTCTCATACAAGCTTTTTTAAATATACAATATTGTTTAAAGGTATATATGGTAACAGTGGTGACTTTATTTTTAAAGATGATTTAAATAACAAATTTTTTAAAATAATGAGATTTGATTATTATGATGATAAATTTGGCTTACCTCAAAGCACAAGCTTAGATAATGAAGAGCTTTACGTTAAAGTAGATCCCTTACAATATAATAATCCTGCATTTGGGACAAAAGAAAATCCTATACCTATATTTTCTTACAAAGGTGTGAATAAACAATTGATGACAGAAATCAGAACTGATGAAAAAGGAGAAGATGGCAGATATATTAATAAATCAATTCCTCTCTCTCCCACAGAAGAAGAATACCATTACAACGTAGAACAGTATTTGACTTACGTAATGCCTAAAGAAGAGTTTAAAAAACGTTTTAAATAA
- a CDS encoding nitroreductase family protein — MNKAEVLKNIIEQRRSIFPKDYSETEISQEIIDEILHSATLAPNHKRTKPWRFKIFKGEEKAKLAVEMQEIYKATQAPQVFLEKKYNDIGFKINKADAVISIIVNFSGMVPEWEEIAAVSMAVQNMYLTCNANEVGCYWSSPKIVDHLKDSLTIEENQKCLGLFYMGNVD; from the coding sequence ATGAATAAAGCAGAAGTTTTAAAAAATATCATAGAGCAGAGAAGAAGCATCTTTCCAAAAGATTATTCTGAAACCGAAATTTCACAAGAAATTATAGACGAAATTCTTCATTCGGCGACGTTGGCTCCCAATCATAAACGTACAAAACCTTGGCGTTTTAAAATCTTCAAAGGCGAAGAAAAGGCAAAATTGGCGGTAGAAATGCAGGAAATCTATAAAGCTACTCAGGCTCCACAGGTTTTTCTAGAAAAAAAATACAACGATATTGGTTTTAAAATCAATAAAGCGGATGCTGTGATTTCTATTATCGTTAATTTCAGCGGAATGGTTCCTGAATGGGAAGAAATTGCCGCGGTTTCTATGGCGGTTCAGAATATGTATCTTACGTGTAATGCAAATGAAGTAGGCTGCTACTGGAGCTCTCCTAAAATAGTTGACCATCTGAAAGATTCTTTAACCATCGAAGAAAACCAAAAGTGTCTTGGCCTTTTCTACATGGGAAATGTTGATTAA
- a CDS encoding GNAT family N-acetyltransferase, which produces MNFLLTYQQSERLTFQKLQHSDFEIWLELFEDEHTAKMLGMDDFKTPKERSEKWFEWTFHRYESNLGGQNVLISKETNQLVGQCGLLVREVENKFELEVAYSILPKFRGKGFAIEAAKKCRDFAFENNFHDRLISIIHPENKNSKIIALKNGMSFKKQIDYSGKMMDVFQIHKPDWENLD; this is translated from the coding sequence ATGAACTTTCTCCTCACCTATCAACAATCCGAAAGACTTACATTCCAAAAATTACAACACTCCGACTTCGAAATCTGGCTCGAATTATTCGAAGATGAGCATACTGCAAAAATGCTCGGAATGGATGATTTTAAAACACCCAAAGAACGTTCCGAAAAATGGTTTGAATGGACTTTCCACCGTTATGAAAGTAATCTCGGCGGACAAAACGTTTTGATTTCAAAAGAAACAAATCAATTGGTTGGACAATGTGGACTGTTGGTTCGCGAAGTCGAAAATAAATTTGAGTTGGAAGTTGCCTACTCTATTCTTCCAAAGTTTCGGGGAAAAGGTTTTGCGATTGAAGCTGCTAAAAAATGCAGAGATTTTGCTTTTGAAAATAATTTTCACGACAGATTAATTTCAATCATTCATCCTGAAAACAAAAATTCTAAAATTATCGCTTTGAAAAATGGAATGTCTTTCAAAAAACAAATCGATTATTCGGGAAAGATGATGGATGTATTTCAAATTCATAAGCCTGATTGGGAAAATTTGGATTAA
- a CDS encoding DUF4919 domain-containing protein: MVKYILLISLFFVSSFIYSQQKEYEAPNYKAIQKNIENKDSEFYYPKLMDKLKTNDTLITNDQYRHLYFGYTFQKEYHPYKTSEEEKKLAPYFQSSDLKKSDYAEIIKISNAALKEFPLNLRVMNFLAYIYHLDGNEAMAKKVSHHFYGLFGAIFSSGDGKECTSGFHVITVTHEYVLMNTLQLEIASQSLSGDCDYLSLPKDKYQLPGVYFNITKLKEKGFGL; the protein is encoded by the coding sequence ATGGTAAAATATATCCTGCTTATTTCTTTATTTTTTGTCTCAAGTTTTATATATTCTCAACAAAAAGAATACGAAGCTCCCAATTACAAAGCCATTCAGAAAAATATTGAGAACAAAGATTCAGAATTTTATTATCCGAAATTGATGGATAAGCTGAAAACAAATGATACGCTCATTACCAATGACCAATACAGGCATTTGTATTTTGGCTATACTTTTCAGAAAGAATATCATCCTTATAAAACTTCAGAAGAAGAAAAAAAACTGGCTCCATATTTTCAGAGCTCTGATTTAAAAAAATCTGATTATGCAGAAATTATTAAGATTTCGAATGCAGCTTTGAAAGAATTTCCGCTTAATCTTCGGGTGATGAATTTTCTTGCTTACATTTATCATTTAGATGGCAATGAAGCAATGGCAAAAAAAGTTTCTCATCATTTCTATGGTTTATTCGGCGCTATTTTTAGTTCGGGAGACGGTAAAGAATGTACTTCCGGATTTCATGTTATTACAGTGACTCATGAATATGTGCTGATGAATACTTTACAACTAGAAATCGCATCCCAAAGTTTATCGGGTGATTGTGATTATTTAAGTTTACCAAAAGATAAATACCAATTGCCGGGAGTTTATTTTAATATTACAAAACTCAAGGAGAAAGGATTTGGATTGTAA
- a CDS encoding VOC family protein: MNLAENILDFHHYSLKVTDFRSTLKFYKALGFHEIHSWELPSFNLKKGMMLYNEKINCYIELFDKDAEIPTQGRKRNADEEFVENSILHICFTVENAEKAREEALKIGAKNLSDGVFEISLANDEKSVEVRNSLVYSPNGEVIEFLEKVSF, from the coding sequence ATGAATTTAGCCGAAAATATTCTAGATTTTCATCATTACTCTTTAAAAGTTACAGATTTTCGTTCTACTTTAAAATTTTATAAAGCTTTAGGTTTCCATGAGATTCACTCTTGGGAATTGCCGTCATTTAATTTGAAGAAAGGAATGATGCTTTACAACGAAAAAATCAACTGTTACATTGAGTTATTCGATAAAGATGCAGAGATTCCGACTCAGGGAAGAAAAAGAAATGCTGATGAAGAATTTGTAGAAAACTCTATTTTACATATCTGTTTTACTGTAGAAAATGCTGAAAAAGCAAGAGAAGAAGCACTGAAAATTGGAGCAAAAAATTTGAGTGACGGAGTTTTTGAAATCAGTTTAGCGAATGATGAAAAATCTGTTGAGGTAAGAAACAGTCTTGTTTACAGCCCGAATGGCGAAGTAATTGAGTTTTTAGAAAAAGTCAGTTTTTAA
- the rimM gene encoding ribosome maturation factor RimM (Essential for efficient processing of 16S rRNA) has translation MKKEDCYLLGKITRRHGLAGNVILKLDTDQPELYKKLDSIFVEINGLLVPFFLEKSSWSKLDALNIAFKNSSEALVDQSLGKSVFLPLTSLPKLTGNQFYYHEIIGYEILDENDNHCGVIRSVNDQTAQNYFVTNLDGKEVVIPIIKDWIIEVNRDDQFIKMQLPEGLIDVFLVPSKKDE, from the coding sequence ATGAAAAAAGAAGACTGTTATCTATTAGGAAAAATCACACGCAGACACGGGCTTGCCGGAAATGTTATCCTTAAACTGGATACAGACCAACCCGAGCTTTATAAAAAACTGGATTCTATTTTTGTAGAAATCAACGGTCTGTTGGTGCCTTTTTTTCTTGAAAAATCTTCTTGGAGCAAATTGGATGCTTTGAATATTGCTTTTAAAAATTCTTCGGAAGCTTTGGTTGATCAGTCTTTAGGGAAAAGTGTTTTTTTGCCCTTAACAAGTTTGCCTAAACTTACTGGAAACCAGTTTTACTATCACGAAATCATCGGATACGAAATTTTAGATGAAAATGATAATCATTGTGGGGTCATCAGATCAGTAAATGATCAGACGGCTCAAAACTATTTCGTAACCAATTTAGATGGTAAAGAAGTGGTAATACCAATTATTAAAGACTGGATTATCGAAGTAAACCGTGATGACCAATTTATTAAAATGCAACTTCCGGAAGGTTTAATTGATGTATTCTTGGTGCCTTCAAAAAAGGATGAGTAA
- a CDS encoding YqaE/Pmp3 family membrane protein, translated as MLLAILLPFLSFIVRGKIITGIICFILQITILGWIPAAIWAALSLQNSRAEKRNEKLIRAVRESRN; from the coding sequence ATGTTACTCGCCATTTTACTTCCCTTTTTATCATTCATTGTGAGAGGAAAAATCATCACCGGAATTATATGCTTTATTTTACAAATCACTATTTTGGGTTGGATTCCTGCAGCGATTTGGGCGGCTTTATCATTACAAAATTCAAGAGCTGAAAAGAGAAATGAAAAACTGATTCGTGCTGTAAGAGAAAGTAGAAACTAA
- a CDS encoding 30S ribosomal protein S16, translating into MSVKIRLQRHGSKGRPFFHIVVADARARRDGRFIEKLGTYNPITNPATIDLNVDAAVKWLNNGAQPTDTAKAILSYKGALYKKHLQGGVAKGAFDEAEAEKRFAAWLEAKDSKVQGKVEGLATAKSDAKKAAFDAETKVKEARTAAAAQAEADAKAAEEAANAPAEEVTEEPTAEAEGTEEAQA; encoded by the coding sequence ATGTCAGTAAAAATCAGATTACAGAGACACGGATCAAAAGGAAGACCTTTTTTCCACATCGTAGTTGCAGATGCAAGAGCTAGAAGAGATGGTAGATTCATCGAAAAATTAGGTACTTACAACCCAATTACAAACCCTGCTACAATAGACTTGAACGTTGATGCTGCTGTAAAGTGGTTAAACAACGGAGCTCAACCAACTGACACGGCTAAAGCGATTCTTTCTTACAAAGGAGCTCTTTACAAAAAACACTTACAAGGTGGTGTTGCTAAAGGTGCTTTTGACGAGGCTGAAGCTGAAAAAAGATTTGCTGCTTGGTTAGAAGCTAAAGATTCTAAAGTACAAGGTAAAGTAGAAGGTTTGGCAACTGCTAAATCTGATGCTAAAAAAGCTGCTTTTGATGCTGAAACTAAAGTAAAAGAAGCTAGAACTGCTGCTGCTGCACAAGCTGAAGCTGATGCTAAAGCTGCTGAAGAGGCTGCAAACGCACCTGCTGAAGAGGTTACAGAAGAACCAACTGCTGAAGCAGAAGGAACTGAAGAAGCTCAGGCTTAA
- a CDS encoding GreA/GreB family elongation factor yields the protein MQKAIYNKNDLRVFVRDMISGKVKKLEFYLNFTLEASREVKKTSKYDSIREEMHEEIYHLDKQMANLKEMQLQMKKVLNSESEHAKLGSLVITNKARFYISVSLGEFFFEGDRFYAISPESPMAKKIMGMKAGEEFTLNKIHQKIETIL from the coding sequence ATGCAGAAGGCGATTTACAATAAAAACGATTTACGGGTTTTCGTGAGAGATATGATTTCGGGGAAAGTGAAAAAGCTTGAGTTTTATCTCAACTTTACTTTAGAAGCCAGCCGTGAAGTAAAAAAAACTTCAAAATACGATTCTATCCGTGAAGAAATGCACGAAGAGATTTACCATTTAGATAAACAGATGGCCAACTTAAAAGAGATGCAGCTACAGATGAAGAAAGTTTTAAATTCTGAATCTGAGCATGCTAAATTGGGTTCATTAGTGATTACCAATAAAGCAAGGTTCTACATCTCAGTTTCATTGGGTGAATTTTTCTTTGAAGGCGACCGTTTCTACGCCATTTCCCCCGAAAGCCCGATGGCAAAAAAAATAATGGGCATGAAAGCCGGTGAAGAATTTACGCTGAATAAAATTCATCAGAAGATTGAGACAATTTTGTAA
- a CDS encoding winged helix-turn-helix transcriptional regulator: MKKESSTNSENDKILQNYCNAHKILSKISGRWKVSILFALNKDKLTYSDFKTVLPTSITDRVLAKQLKELVEANLIENDKDKTKSDYFLTQNGRKVLNLLEYINEQNFD, encoded by the coding sequence ATGAAAAAAGAAAGCTCAACCAATTCTGAGAACGATAAAATCTTACAGAATTATTGCAATGCTCATAAAATTTTATCAAAGATTAGCGGAAGATGGAAAGTTTCCATTTTATTTGCCTTAAACAAAGACAAATTGACTTACTCCGATTTTAAAACCGTACTCCCCACTTCGATTACTGACCGAGTTTTGGCCAAACAACTTAAAGAACTTGTAGAAGCCAACTTGATTGAAAACGATAAAGACAAAACAAAATCTGACTATTTTTTAACGCAAAACGGCAGAAAAGTTTTGAATTTACTTGAGTATATCAATGAGCAAAATTTCGATTAA
- a CDS encoding PEGA domain-containing protein — protein sequence MKRTLSFILGLSFALSTTSCATIFTGTKDSIAFTSTPEGAKVMHKGKEKCTTPCTAEISRGLGKQIVMFEKEGFETKEVKLTKTFNPVTLLNILLGGAIGVGIDAATGSLTKYSPKSYTVELESK from the coding sequence ATGAAAAGAACTTTATCTTTTATATTAGGATTAAGCTTTGCACTTTCTACAACATCATGTGCAACTATTTTTACAGGAACCAAAGACTCTATCGCATTTACCTCAACACCTGAAGGCGCAAAAGTAATGCACAAAGGAAAAGAAAAATGTACAACACCTTGTACAGCAGAAATATCGAGAGGCTTGGGAAAACAAATCGTCATGTTTGAAAAAGAAGGTTTTGAAACAAAAGAGGTGAAGCTTACCAAAACTTTTAATCCGGTAACCTTATTAAATATTCTTCTTGGTGGTGCCATCGGCGTAGGTATTGATGCTGCAACCGGTTCACTTACAAAATACAGCCCAAAAAGTTATACTGTAGAATTGGAGTCTAAATAA
- a CDS encoding M3 family metallopeptidase, with protein MNILTEKFNTPYHSAPFNQIKNEDYLPTFKELIQKSEEEINAIVNNSEEPNFGNVIEALAFSGEQLDVASNIFFNLNSAETSDELQQIAQEVSPILTEYSSKISQNEALFNKIKKVYDEKEKYNLNEEQQMLLNETYKGFVRSGALLNEEDKEKLKKISMDLSLKSLQFGQNVLASTNNYFKHITNKEDLAGIPDAILEQYAEEAKERNLEGWVVTLQYPSYIPLMTYAENRDLRKEIALANGKKSFDGGEFDNQNLIKELLALKQQKAELLGYSTYADYVLEERMAKSPTKVIDFLNELLTKAKPYAEKEIEELKSLAKTDGIEEIQGYDHAFYAEKLRKAKYDFNDEELKPYFPLEQVQEAVFGLSKQLFGLTFVERNDIPKYHEEVKVYEVFENQEPSTDNQEPATNFKALLYVDYFPRKGKRAGAWMTSYKSQYTKDGENSRPHISIVCNFSKPTKDTPSLLTFQEVTTLFHEFGHALHGMLANTQYPNLSGTSVKWDFVELPSQFLENFCYEPEFLKTFAKHYKTGEVLPDEKIEKIEQSKNFMEGYQTMRQIGFGLLDMNYHTKVGELENLSVKEFEDKYTKATQLYPVNPETAMSPSFSHIFQGGYSAGYYSYKWAEVLDADAFQYFKENGIFNPETAAKFKALLSSGGTKDPMELYKNFRGSEPKVESLLKRAFG; from the coding sequence ATGAATATTTTAACAGAAAAATTCAATACACCATACCATTCAGCACCTTTTAATCAAATTAAAAATGAAGATTACCTTCCTACTTTCAAAGAATTAATTCAAAAATCGGAAGAGGAAATCAACGCAATTGTTAACAATTCGGAAGAGCCAAATTTTGGAAATGTAATTGAAGCACTTGCTTTTTCGGGTGAACAATTGGATGTGGCTTCCAATATATTTTTCAATTTAAATTCTGCAGAAACAAGTGATGAATTACAACAAATCGCTCAGGAAGTCTCTCCTATTTTAACAGAATATTCTTCAAAAATCTCTCAAAACGAAGCTTTGTTTAATAAAATTAAAAAAGTTTACGACGAAAAGGAGAAATACAATCTGAACGAAGAACAGCAAATGCTTTTGAATGAAACTTATAAAGGTTTTGTGAGAAGTGGTGCTTTGCTAAATGAGGAAGACAAAGAAAAATTAAAGAAAATCAGTATGGATTTATCTTTAAAATCACTTCAATTCGGACAAAATGTGTTGGCTTCAACAAATAATTATTTTAAACACATTACCAATAAAGAAGATTTGGCAGGAATTCCGGATGCAATTTTGGAACAATATGCGGAAGAAGCAAAGGAAAGAAATCTGGAAGGATGGGTTGTAACCTTACAATATCCAAGCTATATTCCTTTGATGACCTATGCCGAAAACCGTGATTTAAGAAAAGAAATAGCTTTGGCAAATGGTAAAAAATCTTTTGACGGTGGCGAATTTGACAATCAAAACTTAATTAAAGAGTTGCTTGCTTTAAAACAGCAAAAAGCAGAATTATTAGGCTACTCTACTTACGCAGATTATGTTTTGGAAGAGCGAATGGCAAAATCTCCGACAAAAGTCATTGATTTTCTGAATGAACTTTTAACGAAAGCAAAACCTTACGCTGAAAAAGAAATTGAAGAATTAAAATCTTTAGCAAAAACTGATGGAATTGAAGAAATACAAGGTTATGACCATGCTTTTTATGCCGAAAAACTTCGAAAAGCAAAATATGATTTTAATGATGAAGAATTAAAACCTTATTTTCCATTAGAGCAAGTTCAGGAAGCTGTTTTTGGATTATCAAAACAACTTTTCGGACTCACTTTTGTGGAAAGAAACGATATTCCTAAATATCATGAAGAGGTCAAAGTATATGAAGTTTTTGAAAATCAAGAACCATCAACCGACAACCAAGAACCAGCAACAAACTTCAAAGCCCTACTTTACGTTGATTATTTCCCAAGAAAAGGCAAAAGAGCCGGAGCTTGGATGACGAGCTATAAAAGTCAATACACAAAAGATGGCGAAAATTCTCGTCCGCATATTTCTATTGTTTGTAATTTCAGCAAGCCGACAAAAGATACACCTAGTTTACTAACGTTTCAGGAAGTGACAACATTGTTCCATGAATTTGGTCATGCGCTGCACGGAATGTTGGCGAATACCCAATATCCAAATCTTTCGGGAACTTCTGTGAAATGGGATTTTGTAGAATTACCATCTCAGTTTTTGGAAAATTTCTGCTACGAACCGGAATTTTTAAAAACATTTGCCAAACATTACAAAACTGGTGAAGTTCTTCCGGATGAGAAAATCGAGAAGATTGAACAGTCGAAAAACTTTATGGAAGGTTATCAGACGATGAGACAAATCGGTTTTGGGTTACTCGACATGAATTACCACACCAAAGTTGGAGAGTTGGAGAATTTGAGCGTAAAAGAGTTTGAGGATAAATATACAAAAGCAACACAGCTTTATCCTGTAAATCCTGAAACAGCCATGAGCCCGAGTTTTTCTCATATTTTCCAGGGTGGATATTCTGCAGGATATTATTCTTACAAATGGGCGGAAGTTTTGGATGCCGATGCCTTCCAGTATTTTAAAGAAAACGGAATTTTCAATCCTGAAACAGCAGCAAAATTTAAAGCTCTTCTTTCTTCCGGCGGTACAAAAGACCCGATGGAATTGTACAAAAATTTCAGAGGAAGTGAACCGAAAGTGGAGAGTTTGCTGAAAAGGGCATTTGGATAA
- a CDS encoding SRPBCC family protein produces the protein MKTILKIIGGIILLFVVYAIIAVLTFGKVYHYEKSVVMNAPKEKVWQQISSMKSFNQWNPWMKLDKNMKINYSGISGQVGDKYCWDSKNDDAGAGCQEIKEIIPNEKQKTEMIFKRPFEGQAISDIVLTSEGNSTKVTWSMDTEQETWMKIMRPMMDYQMNKSYEEGLNNLKALVEK, from the coding sequence ATGAAAACAATTTTAAAAATTATCGGAGGAATTATTCTCTTATTTGTAGTGTATGCAATCATTGCAGTACTAACTTTTGGTAAAGTTTACCATTACGAAAAATCTGTTGTGATGAATGCACCGAAGGAAAAAGTGTGGCAACAAATTTCTTCGATGAAGTCTTTTAACCAATGGAATCCTTGGATGAAATTAGACAAAAATATGAAGATTAATTACAGTGGAATTTCAGGGCAAGTAGGAGATAAGTATTGTTGGGATAGTAAAAATGATGATGCTGGAGCAGGTTGTCAAGAGATTAAAGAAATCATACCCAACGAAAAGCAAAAAACAGAGATGATTTTTAAAAGACCTTTTGAAGGGCAGGCAATTTCTGATATTGTTCTGACCTCTGAAGGAAATTCTACAAAAGTAACCTGGAGTATGGATACTGAACAGGAAACCTGGATGAAAATAATGAGACCAATGATGGATTATCAAATGAATAAATCTTACGAAGAAGGTTTAAACAATCTGAAAGCTTTGGTTGAAAAGTAA